One genomic segment of Verrucomicrobiia bacterium includes these proteins:
- a CDS encoding Fic family protein yields MGPGAGEHGLRGRTGEPETPGGTPPDRDTRFVETTRGILSDAELAPFLGERVLACEEAIVTGAFADRPLDEHLLLEFHRRIAGDLVHEWADRWRAIEVQVGNLRPPPPYRLPHLLWDYAAGLSARWGEVFPIASPLTLETLAFAEGRPLTLHPFVDFNGRGTRLRQREILHRALLPQVELAATGETNRNEYFAALEAAGRRDWQPLSAVWQRRFEQLPPPPTSP; encoded by the coding sequence ATGGGCCCAGGTGCCGGCGAGCATGGCCTTCGAGGGCGAACCGGTGAGCCGGAAACGCCTGGAGGAACTCCACCGGACCGCGACACCCGCTTCGTCGAGACCACTCGCGGAATCCTCAGCGACGCGGAACTAGCGCCGTTCCTGGGCGAGCGCGTCCTCGCCTGCGAAGAAGCCATCGTCACGGGCGCCTTCGCCGATCGTCCGCTGGACGAACACCTCTTGCTGGAGTTCCACCGCCGCATTGCCGGTGACCTCGTTCACGAATGGGCCGACCGCTGGCGCGCGATCGAGGTGCAGGTCGGCAATCTGCGGCCGCCGCCGCCGTACCGGCTGCCGCATTTGCTCTGGGACTATGCGGCTGGCCTCTCGGCGCGCTGGGGCGAAGTGTTCCCGATCGCCAGCCCGCTGACCTTGGAGACCCTTGCCTTTGCGGAGGGGCGACCCCTCACGCTCCATCCGTTTGTGGATTTCAACGGCCGGGGGACCCGGCTCCGGCAGCGGGAGATCCTTCATCGTGCCCTGCTGCCGCAGGTTGAGCTGGCGGCCACCGGGGAGACGAACCGGAACGAATACTTCGCCGCTCTGGAAGCGGCCGGCCGGCGGGACTGGCAGCCCCTCAGCGCAGTCTGGCAACGTCGATTCGAGCAACTTCCACCACCGCCAACCTCTCCATGA
- the cas5u6u gene encoding type I-U CRISPR-associated protein Cas5/Cas6, which yields MTVLELSFPAGRYHATPWGRRVNEGAVEWPPSPWRIIRALIATWHLKAREIPEESVRSLMNALSQPPAFRLPRASAGHTRHYMPLGNKKPTKVFDTFIQLEEGSTIFVAWEVSLDDDEHAALTTLAERLGYFGRSESLAVARVLDGITGIEANAVPCCASLPSIRMARMPSSSNSTNGAVRSASAARVCAHSSSRPAVTVAEAAVATAPAVPLPSRSPNPSPARSRWATVLTSASACLYPPESESVGSVPSVTGRLSWNVCRRSRREFAHRVTAGSRAQRNEGRSHLRRNVRR from the coding sequence ATGACCGTCCTCGAACTCAGCTTCCCCGCCGGGCGCTACCACGCCACGCCGTGGGGACGCCGCGTCAACGAGGGCGCGGTCGAATGGCCGCCCTCGCCGTGGCGCATCATCCGCGCGCTGATCGCGACGTGGCACCTCAAGGCGCGGGAAATTCCGGAGGAATCGGTGCGTTCGCTGATGAATGCGCTCAGCCAGCCGCCGGCTTTCCGTCTCCCCCGCGCCAGCGCCGGCCACACGCGGCACTATATGCCGCTCGGAAACAAGAAACCCACCAAGGTCTTCGACACCTTCATCCAGCTTGAGGAAGGATCCACAATCTTCGTTGCGTGGGAGGTGTCCCTTGATGACGACGAGCACGCCGCGCTCACAACCCTCGCCGAGCGGCTCGGCTACTTTGGCCGCTCCGAGAGCCTCGCCGTGGCGCGTGTGCTGGACGGCATCACCGGCATCGAGGCCAATGCTGTTCCCTGCTGCGCCAGCTTGCCCAGCATCCGCATGGCGCGAATGCCATCATCAAGCAACTCGACGAACGGGGCGGTCCGTTCCGCTTCGGCAGCCAGGGTCTGCGCTCACTCCAGTTCCAGACCCGCCGTCACGGTGGCGGAGGCAGCCGTGGCAACGGCGCCGGCGGTGCCTTTGCCATCACGTTCCCCGAACCCGTCACCGGCCCGCTCGCGTTGGGCTACGGTGCTCACTTCGGCCTCGGCTTGTTTGTACCCGCCTGAATCCGAGTCTGTGGGCAGTGTTCCCTCGGTTACCGGACGTCTTTCGTGGAACGTTTGCCGGCGCTCACGTCGGGAGTTTGCACATCGCGTGACCGCCGGATCGAGGGCCCAGCGGAATGAAGGAAGAAGCCATTTAAGGCGAAACGTTCGACGATGA